Proteins from one Telopea speciosissima isolate NSW1024214 ecotype Mountain lineage chromosome 1, Tspe_v1, whole genome shotgun sequence genomic window:
- the LOC122672934 gene encoding polygalacturonase-1 non-catalytic subunit beta-like, whose translation MTHLILLLGILTVAYFSGSQAENAFLQYWEEHIGLPHPPQWLVEKTSSLNPHQEAVFMKLMEKNELPSHLHSFCKQANIGCSTNALVKKATDNSILPPMAQWNEAKLKYDFPNEIPLSVASQGGLPYFQKSMVKEGSVMPIPDLRDPMSYKSFLPRSLASKIPFSFARIEELKKLFGVVDESSMDKYIQDTLKICEKSPIQGEKRTCVTSAENLVDFVVEELGHYLHIWSTESIDGSYENVTIGAVKLIYGNLSESPALCHSQPFPFQVYYCHVLQKVKVYAVVIHAHKKVNHVIMACHYDTSTWNSNHLAFKLLGFGPGQIEVCHWINENGIVWTKTVG comes from the exons ATGACGCATCTCATTCTGTTGCTCGGAATTCTGACTGTAGCATACTTTAGT GGTTCTCAAGCTGAAAATGCCTTCTTACAATATTGGGAAGAGCATATTGGTCTTCCACACCCTCCACAGTGGTTAGTTGAAAAGACTTCTTCATTAAACCCCCATCAAGAGGCAGTGTTTATGAAACTTATGGAGAAAAATGAATTGCCTTCCCACCTGCATTCATTTTGTAAGCAGGCTAATATTGGATGTTCTACAAATGCATTGGTGAAGAAGGCAACAGACAACTCAATCTTGCCACCAATGGCCCAATGGAATGAAGCCAAACTGAAATATGATTTTCCTAATGAAATACCCCTTTCGGTTGCCAGCCAAGGAGGATTGCCATATTTCCAGAAGTCAATGGTGAAAGAGGGAAGTGTCATGCCCATCCCTGACCTAAGGGACCCAATGTCATATAAATCATTCTTGCCGCGATCTCTGGCAtcaaaaatcccattttcctttgCCCGGATTGAGGAATTAAAGAAGCTTTTTGGTGTGGTAGATGAATCAAGCATGGACAAATATATTCAAGACACTCTCAAGATATGTGAGAAGAGCCCCATTCAAGGTGAGAAGAGGACTTGTGTGACTTCTGCAGAGAATCTCGTCGATTTCGTCGTTGAGGAATTAGGGCATTATTTACACATATGGAGTACTGAAAGCATCGATGGATCTTATGAGAATGTCACAATTGGAGCTGTGAAACTCATATATGGAAATCTTTCTGAATCACCAGCCTTATGTCATAGCCAACCATTCCCATTTCAAGTCTATTATTGCCATGTTTTACAGAAAGTAAAAGTATATGCAGTTGTTATACATGCTCATAAGAAAGTGAATCATGTGATCATGGCATGCCACTATGACACATCAACTTGGAATTCAAATCATCTTGCTTTTAAGTTGCTAGGTTTTGGCCCAGGCCAAATTGAAGTCTGTCATTGGATAAATGAGAATGGAATTGTCTGGACAAAGACTGTTGGTTGA